A segment of the Gossypium hirsutum isolate 1008001.06 chromosome D10, Gossypium_hirsutum_v2.1, whole genome shotgun sequence genome:
AAATTCTACTTTTTATTTATAACTGTTGATTTTCCTTCAAATCAACAACGACAACACTAACGTTATCGGTACTATGTCTAGCCAAAGCCAATTTGGTTAATAAAATGGAAGCATCCCAACAAGCCTTATCCGAACTCTCCACTCCAGCACCGCGAACCACCGCGTCACTATCCGGAGACATAGGTGGTGATGCTGGCTTTTGAGCGCGTAAACACATACGCGCCACCCCACAAGCTGTCTCGTTTGTCACCACGTCCCATAGTCCATCGCTTCCTAATATTAAACATTCATCTCTGCTGCTTCTCTCTGTTATTGTTACCTCTGGTTCTGGTATAACGAAGGGCTTTAAATAATTATCACctgataattaaaaaaacataaaaattagctataaaattctaaaaattagtaaaaaaattttaaaaaaaaggtttttccttaaaaaaaaaatacCTATTGCTCTTGACATGGCTAAAACACCAAGAACTCGAGCTCCATCCCAGTAAATTACTCGACCACCGGCTTCTTCGATTCGGAGCAGTTCATCGGGTCGATCCGgctataataaaaaatatataaattaatatgagaaaaaaactggatttttatatttaattttaacttatatttaaattaataagaaTAATTTTGAAAAAGCTGATCAACCAAGCTAATATTTATCAATGCAATTCGGTTcagttttattgttatttttaatattcgattaagttttaatcaatataaataaattttaatttttaaaaaaaagtgaaattatatgaaaaaggtaaaatacCTTGTGATCGTCGGAGAGGGGAAGAGCGACGCCGTTTTGGCACAAGACAGCGCGGGAATCACCGCAGTTAGCTACGATGATCTTATCCTGAGTGACAACGGCAACCACAGCGGTAGATCCGACGGCATCGCACTGTGGAGTTTGGAGTTCGCATCGGCAATTCGGATTCTCTACGGAGTCCACCGTAGATTGTTGAACTTCCATATCCATCCTCTCAAAGCTTCTCTCCATGGTTCGCTTCCACTCCACCGCCTTTTCTCCTCCGCAGGCTTCGATTTCTTCTTTTACTATCTCATGAAACCGATCTCTACACTTCATCGCAACCTAAAAAAGGTAACAGAGGTTGGTTATAAGTAAACTAAATTTGAAAAGTTCACAATATTTTCAAGTCAAGGAGATTCGTTAAGTACATGAGAGCAGCCATGGCCGTCGAACACGGCGAAAAAGTGAATATCCGACGAAATTTGAGCTTCACTGGTTAGTTTACAGAACGACGGATGAATTGAAACGGAGTCTTCCATATCTCGTCGTCGACCACAAACGGAAGTCAAACCAAACTTCGGCAATTCCTTTTCTAATTCTACTATTCTATTAGAATTTAAACCTTCATTAATTTCCTGATCTCCGTTAACCTTGTTAGTACCGGAGCTCTCAACAGCGTTATCACAGTCACGAGGAGAAGCCGGGAGGACGAGATCGAGATCAAGCTTCTGACGTTTCCGGCCGTTTTCCGACGGCGGTTGAACGGCAGCGTCAGCCACAAACTTAAACGGACGAACTTCCATTCTCCGGCGACGAGATGATTTCGATGTTTGTTCGACCGCAGCTGCAGTTTCACTTTCAGGAACAACTCCACAGCAAACTCCAGCCATTTGGTTACTATAAAACGAATAAAAAATATCGAAACTATTTTACGCTAAAGAACAAGCTTCGTTTCAAAATCaagatattttttttcctttttttttcttttgcagatttgaattgaaattaaagGACCCATGAAAACGGCAAAGGAGGGTGCTTTTGTAGTGTGGGAGCACTAGTTTtggttaaatttcaaataaagtcCCTGTCCTATATACCTTTAGCTAATTTAACCTCTcaattataatttattcatttttaatcctatatttttcaaaatgtgtatttaattttcattattaatatcaaattttgaacatatttaagtaaatttaaaaaaaaacacattttgagtaaaaaaattagaaattattgaACTATAATAGAGAGATTAAGTTCGTGAAAAATACATAATACAGGTACCCTTTGTAGAATTTTACGTTACAATTTTTTGGCATCAAAGAACGGGCAGATTGCCCGTCACCGTTCGGGCAACATGGACCCGACACGTACAGTTGGTGTGACGTCGATATACTTGAAATTGGAAGAAGGTAAATCAGGCACCGTCTATTTAATCAGAGTCGTTAAAAAGGTGACACCTGGGGTGAGCCCTCTTTTTAATAGGGAAAGTGGTGGGGGCAACGTGGGCCAATGATTTAGCGACACGAGTAGGTGAAACGACCTTCCTTCACTGACACGCATGTGGTCCATAAGGGAAGAGGTGGGGACGACCCCGCTATGTCGCTCTTTGTTTTcctgtttattattattattttttaaaataattattttattttttagaaaataatttaaaaataaacttttgCGGAGATATCACCACGTGTCGAGATCATGGTATACGAGATTCTTTGCTCGGTTTAACTCTCCACACGCTTTTCTAGAGAGTGATGTTAATCATACGATCTAgatttttatccttttttattttacaattaatccccattgaaatttatttcaaatagacaacattgtatatttaaatttgtaattattatattttaatatttaaattaaaatttataaataattaattttaattgcttaagaatatttaaaatttatatttgacaTATCATAAatgtacaaaaaaattatttttttatatttttactaaaatataataatattaataaatttaaatataatataaatgtatttttttattttattacattacgtctaaaatgaatattttatttctaaaaacatTTTTCAGTAGTAATACTaaacacttaaatcttaaactttataacactttttacaaatatatttcaaaagTAATACTAAAGTTTAACTTTGGGCTATAAGGTGCTTCTAAGTTAATCGAAGTATTCAATTGAATATACGAATTAAATTATTTCACTCAATTAATATAATTGAATTTTTCTAAAAGCGAAGAAAACAATAACATaagtcataaaaaaaataaaaattataagtaattatctGCAAGTGGTTGGGTATAATTATAAGATATATTACATTCTCAAGGGAATAACGTAAGTTTGAACATTGGAGAAAACATTGTTGGGAGGAACAGTTACGAACATTGAACATAGTAAAACGgacatacataatataaaaaaatgtaagtaattaaatataatataaaatattgtttttttaaaatgaatattttgaattaattgtaGTTAGCAATGGAAGGGAGCGTCACGCTCCAGGGATTGCGAATAGAGGAAGATCTAATCTAAAACAGGATGGTATTTATTAAATTTCAGCTACGGAACAGAAGGACTGTGGGGCCCACATGTCAAGGTTCCACTTCGCTTAGCATAATATCTGAGGGCATTGTTTGTCCCAATATTTGACACGTGTCTTTTGCTGACCTGGATCGGAAGGTGCGCACGCGCCAACCGCGCCCCCGCTTCTCGTA
Coding sequences within it:
- the LOC121222622 gene encoding protein phosphatase 2C 37; this encodes MAGVCCGVVPESETAAAVEQTSKSSRRRRMEVRPFKFVADAAVQPPSENGRKRQKLDLDLVLPASPRDCDNAVESSGTNKVNGDQEINEGLNSNRIVELEKELPKFGLTSVCGRRRDMEDSVSIHPSFCKLTSEAQISSDIHFFAVFDGHGCSHVAMKCRDRFHEIVKEEIEACGGEKAVEWKRTMERSFERMDMEVQQSTVDSVENPNCRCELQTPQCDAVGSTAVVAVVTQDKIIVANCGDSRAVLCQNGVALPLSDDHKPDRPDELLRIEEAGGRVIYWDGARVLGVLAMSRAIGDNYLKPFVIPEPEVTITERSSRDECLILGSDGLWDVVTNETACGVARMCLRAQKPASPPMSPDSDAVVRGAGVESSDKACWDASILLTKLALARHSTDNVSVVVVDLKENQQL